AAGCTTAGTTTTCTATTTTTAACAACCAAGTGACTTTTTTTGTGTATCTTATAATGAGATTTTGGAAGTTCCTTAAAATTTCTACCGAATTTTTATCCTCTCAAATAGCAAAAATTAATTATTTATTTGATACTTAATCTTTTTATCATTTCAATACGGTACTTTATTCGATATTTAGAAGTGATCTTCCAATTTTCTAATTCTTGTCGCTTAAAAAGCAAGTTTACTTATTTAATAACCGAATCATTTTGTTTCTTATTCCATTGTAAGTATTATCTTTATCTTCCATTTAAGATATTATTAAATTTTTCAATATTATTAAACGACTATTAATAATATTTATCATTTTTTACAATTTTTTGTAAAAAAATAAAACATTAGTATTGTCAAACAACTTAATTTTGAGTATAATGATATGATTTTATTTTTCTAAGGAGAATATATGCGTTCTTTTAAGGCATTTACGACCAAAAGACAGACCTTTTCGTTACGAAAATTAACTGTTGGCCTTTGTTCTGTTTATCTTGGATCACTTTTGATTTTAGGTGGGCAAACTGTCTCAGCTGATTCACAAGTTACTCAACCAATTGATAGCGCTAATACCACTGTAACAACAACTGCAATTACTGACTCACAATCTACAACTTCTACTGTTGAAAATAGCACTCAAGCTTCTGAAATAACAAGTACGACATCATCTTCAGAGTCAACAACTGCAATACAGAATTCTGAAACTACAAATACTAACAGTACTTCACAAAGTCTCAATTCTACAACTAGTCAAGACTCTCAACAATCAAGTACTGCTCAGTTTTCTGAGTCAACAAGTTCTTCTATAGTTCAAAGTGCTGATTCAACCACTTTAAAAACAGCAACAAAGTTAGCTTTTCAGTCAAAATTGGCTTTAGTGACAACCGATACTAACAACAACCCAATTGCTAACTCATCAACACTGTCTGACAATACGAGTGGTATTGTAACAGCTTCTATCACGTCTAATACAGCAACAACTAATTTATCTGTTGGTAATGCTATTACTGAAACATTTAATTTAAACGTTTCCGGGACAGGTGCTGATTATAATGGTGGCACTTTACAAGTTAAAATTACTAATGGTAAATTAACAACGATCAGCACGACACCTCCTAGAGGCGTTACTTATACTATTGAGTATGTGGGTAACGATGCTTATGTAACATACACGCCAAACCTTCTAACGGGTGGTTCCGATTATCATATTGTTTTATCCTATAAGCCAAATATCACTGATAATGGAGGTACTTTTGAAGAAGCAGTAAGACCTGATAACAATTCAATCATCACTTCTGCACTCTTCTTAGATAAAGAAGGTTATCTTGTCAAAGATTTAGGAACAATTTCCCACCAATTTAAATCAGTAACTAATGGTGTTGGTGGTGGATCAAATATGTCACTTGGACAAGTTGTCGGTTACGATACCAATAAAGATGGAACCATTGATAGTGGGACAGAAGCCACCATTTCAATGTTTGTATGGACTGGTAACTGGAATGATGCCACGAAAACAGCATCTCGTGACTATAATGACCCTGGTACAGGCATTTATGATGGTAGAACAATCAATGGACTTGGTGGAAATAACATTAATCAAGGTGCTCTTGTTGAACCAATTGTCAGTGGAACTTATGATTTACCATTAAGACCTTATCAAAGTCTAAGTCAAGCTTCAAAAGATTTTGGTTGGACCGAAGATGCGACAGGTTATCATTTGTCATTTGACCGTGAGCATAATCCTATTGGTGGTGATAGCACATCAAATTGGAATAATTCATCAGATTATGTCCCTATCTCATTTGTTATTCAAGAAGGAGCGCCAGCTAAAGCTTTTAATGGTGATTATTATCAAACTGTAAATGCAACTTACAATTTAAGTGATGGCACTTCTTACACGCGCACAAATACTGTTAAGCTTGTGACAACGGTACCAACTTCACAAGCATCCAATAGTGTTATTACTTTAGCCCAAAATTTATATAGTAACGGAGACTCTGAAATTATCTATGCACATGGTCAAGCTTACTATAAAACAGATATTTCTTTATCTACAGCAGCTCCATTAGATACAAAGTATGCCATAGATAACTACACTGTCATAGAAGATACTGTCAATGATAATGAATATTACTATCAAGTAACAGTAGACGATCCTTCCACTCGTGGTATTTTACAAAATGGTGGTAGTATTGATGTCTATGACAATACTACAGGCACAATGTTAGGAACTATTACCTATACAAATCAAACTCTTGATATTCCTGAATCAAGCAAAGTCTCTACCTTACGTTATCAGTTCAATAACTTCATCCTAGAAAAGAATTCTATCTCTACGGGTAATATTAGTAAATTTACGATTCGTGAGAACACCTTCTTTGGTGATTGGAGAACTTTATATGATGATTCTACTATTACTAAGTTAACCTCAACCACTACTGCAACATTGACTAATTGTAGTGATGCCACTTCCGTAACACAAAGTAAATCAACCGACCTAACACGAACTGTTGTTTATGTGTCAATGGATGATGCTACTGGCGTTTCAACCTGGACATCACGAACAAATGTCCAAGGAGGTATTCAACACCAATACACAACCTATGCAAGTGAAGCAGCGACCACTGGGAGTCAGAAGCAAGAAATTGACTTAACTGCATATGAGCCACCAATCAGAAATGCCTATCTTGTTGATTACGAATTAGTGCCATCAGACCTTTCCAAATTTAATGTGTATTATGATTTTGGCAATACTGGTAAAGATTTGTATGTCGAAAAGGCAGTTACAACTAAATCTGGAGACACTTCAAAACAAACGGTTTGGACACTGTCAAATAAGTATGTCATCAATGGTACCTACACCGTACAAACAATTGGTTATTGGGACAACGTTGATGCTAACCTTATCCCTAAAGACGGTATCGATTTAGGTGTCGTTGAAGGTATCACTGTTACTGCTAAAAACTCAACAACACGAACTGATACTTTCGTCTTACAGGCATCAACATCTTCAGGGGCTTTATCAAAAGTTAAAGGAGATGCTGATAGGCATTATACCTATGCAACGAGTGGCCATCGAATTTGTGATCAAGTCAATTTTGAAATTGACTATACCAATACTTCTGCAACAGACTTGACAAAGGTAGAACTGATTACACAGTTGCCTCGTCTTGGAGATGTCTACAATGATGGTAGTTCACGTAATTCTCAATTTGATGTTTATCTGACTTTTGCATCTACTATAGAACCTACTACTGGATGGCATGCCGTCTACACTACTGCAACCGGAGATGCCCAAAGCATTGACAAAGCCACTTGGCTAACCGCAGATCAGGTAACTGATTGGTCAGCTATTACCAATATCAAATTTATAAACGACATCCCAATACCAGCCAATACAACACTTCAATTTTTCATTAAAAATGCAGTTATCGCAAATAATGCAACGGAAGGCGAAACTGCTTATCTTTCTACAAGTGATTCCGTTGATGGTGGTGTCTATTCTGAATCAAATACTGTTTCCATAAAAATGGCAACAACTATTCCTGATGGTAACCTCTATATCAATTATCTAAACACTGACGGGAATGTCATTAAACAGCAAATTGCTATGTTTAATGACCTAGAATCTGCATATGATGTTTCAGATAAAGATACTTATTATCCAGATATTTTAACTGCTGACGATGGAACCTACTACAAATTAGTTGCGGCAAAGAGTGATAATGCACCTGTTACTGGCGTTTATTCCACAACTGATGCGGTTATGACCTATATTTATCAAAAAATGTATGGTTCTGTAGTTCTTCATTTCTTAGAGGAAGGAACAGAAAAAGAACTAGCATCTACTATTACCTATTTAGGAGAAAATACTCCAGCAGGAACATATTATGATACGGTGGGAATTGTATATTCTGACGGTATTACAAGAGCCGATGGAGTCTTTTATCCAAGTAGATTTAACTTAGTTGATGCTGATGGCACATTATACGCATTCAACTACAATAACCCAGATAATATTTCAGGTTTTGTACAAGAAGGTGTAACTGATGTTTACCTTTACTATGTAGCTCAGGACATGCGTAATAACTTGGTTGTAGAGTATTACACTCCAACTGATGATGGTGGTTTTTACCCTATCAAAGATATGGTTTTTCCTTACTCTGAATTAGGGGTATCTCCTAAAGTCAATGAATCTTACGACTTACACGATATTGGTGGTGTTAATTACCACCCAGAATACATAGTATATAACGGTACGCTTTACAAATATAGTGATTATGGTGAAATGACTTATGGTACTGATACAGGAACCTTTACAATTGACCGAAATTACTTTGATGTCGTATTGATGTACTTACCAACAACTATACAAGTCACTCAAGAAACTGTACTTCAGGATGCTGATGGTTCTGATTTAGGAGTATTATCTGAAAAAGAAGTAGTTGCGACTGATAAAAACTTTGGTGACGACTATTCTACTCTAGCTAAAAACATTCCAGAAAACACTGATGTTACAAGTGACATGGGAGATTACCTCGAGCGTGTTATTACAACATACATATTAAAAGATAATTCTGAAGCAACTGGCACTCTTCAAGATACTGACACTGAGTTAACTGAAGATGGTTCAAAAGATGTCGTATTTGTAGTTGTTAAAAATGTTGAAACTATTAAGACTATGAAACAAGGTTCTGTTACAGTTACTCATCAAATTGAAGGTAAAGAGCCATTCATCAACAATCAACCTGTTGTGTCTGATCAAGATTACGGTACTACCTTTACAACTGAGTCTCAAATTCCAGCAACAACTACTCGTAACGTTGAGGAGGCTAACCGTACTGGTGTTGAAACGACAACTTATGAGCTTGTTTCTGTCACAGGTTTAGACGATTCTTCTACTAACGATAATGGAACTGTAAGTGGTAAAGTAGATTCTACTTTAGAAAGTATTGTTTACACTTACCGTCCAGTAGTCACTACTGACTGGGTAATGAAACAAGGTACAGTTACAGTAACTCATCAAATTGATGGTCAAACACCATTTGTAGACCACGAATCAGTAGTTGACGGTGACTATGGTCAAACATTCGAGACAACAACTCGTATTCCAGAAACAACTACTAGAACAATCGATGAAGCAAACCGTACTGGTGTTGAAACAACTAAATATATCTTGGTAAGTGTAGAAGGGTATTCAACAAGTGCAACAAACACTGAGGGAACAATTGATGGGACAATTGACCAACCTAATCAAGATATTATTTATACCTATAAATCGGTTGTCAATACTAACTGGGTTGATAAAGTTGGTAGCATCACTCAAACCACTATTCTTGTGGATGAAAATGATAACCAACTAGAAGTATTATCTCCGAAAGAAACAACCAGCGAAAATGGTGTTTATGGTTCTGAATATACTACAACAATCAAAGGGGTCCCAAGCAATCCTAAACCTGAGGTGGTAGATAATGGTAATTCTATTACTACAACAATTACTACTTATGAAATCTTAGGGACACCTAGCAATGCAAATGGTACAATTCACTCAGATGTAACTGATGTCGTTTATAAAGTAGTTAAACATGTAACAACAAATACTGTCATGAAAACGGGTGATGTGACTCAAACAACAATATTGGTAGATGAAGAGGGAAATCAATTAGACACACTTTCTGAGAAAGAAACCCTACTTGATGATGCCGTTTATGGAACAACCTATACAACTTCAATTAAAGGAGTTCCCGAAAATAGTACTAAGCAAATTGATAATGGCAATTCCATCACAACAACAACCACTGCTTACACAGTAGAACCTACTCCGGCTAATGCTGAAGGGATTATTCAATCACGTGAAACAAATGTCGTCTATACTGTTGTGAGACATATTACTGTTGAAACAATAATGAAAACGGGATCTGTCACTCAAATGACCCTTTTAGTAGATGAAAATGGCGACCAACTACAAGTGCTATCTGAAAAAGAAATCGTAAAAGATCATGTTGACTATGGTACTGGCTATAAGACTTTTGCTAAAGGAGTCCCAACTAATTCTTCTACGATTGAGGATGTAAGTGATCGCATCATCACGACGACAACGACATACGATTTGCAATATTCACCTTCAAATACAATTGGCTCTGTAACTGCACCAATGACTGACGTTATCTATACCATTATTAAACGAATCACTATCAGCGAAGTCATGAAAACGGGAACAGTTTCACAACAAACGATTTTGGTAGATGATGCAGGCAATTTAGTAGAACTCCTTTCACCTTCTGAAGTCATTGCTACCGGTGATTATGGAACCAATTATTCTTCAACAATTAAAGGCATCCCATCTTCTATTTCTGAAATTAGCCTTGTCGGAAATGATACCATCCAATACACCACTTCATATAAAATCCTTAGCCAAGAAAGTGTAACAGGTAAAATCGATTCTCCGAATAAAGAGATTACCTACAAAGTCATTAAGGTGGTAACACGTGATCTTATTGGACATCAAGGTTCTGTTATTGTGAACTATGTTGACCAAGAAGGTAATAGACTAAAATCACCTGTTCTTGTTACCAATTCAGCAAAAACAGATAGTGACTATGATACTAGCGCTTATAAACTAGCTACTATAACAACTTTTGATGGTAAAGTTTACAGATTAGTTGCTGTTCAAGGCGCCGAAGTTGGAAAAGTTCGTGAAGGCGAAACTCAGGTAACTTATGTCTTTCAAGAAGTTCTGAAAGTCATTACAAAATGGACAGATGAATCTGGTCACTTTCTTAAAAGTTCGGTGACATCAACAGTTACTCTTCCTGCCGGATCAATCAATCACCCAATATCAATTTGTTAAATCAATAACTGATGAAAACGGTAATGTAACGCATATTTTCAAGAAATTATCTCAAGAAAAAACAACTATGCCAATGCCTTTAAGTCAAAATAGAATAAAAGATAGAAAAGTAGAAGGAAAAGACCTATCTCATCAATTACCATCGACAGGTGAAAATGACAATAATAGTGCTTTCCTTACTATAGCTGCCTTATCACTATTATCTGGTATCGGTTTAGCTCTACCAGGAAAAAGAAAGAAAGAAAGAAAAAATCTTAAGTCATTTTTAAGTTTAATAGACTATATTATTCTTATCCTAAAATTTTTTCTTTTTCATAACTCTCTAAAAAGCCAAGTGTTATTCTTGGCTTTTTATGTTTTTCAAAACTTTTCTATCCAAATTTCAACACAAAAAGCCCTAACTAAAGTTAGAGCTTTTTTATCAGATTAATCACTTATACCAAGGTTAAGCAGCTTCAAATTGAGAATTATAAAGGTCTGCATAAAAGCCATTTTGTAACATAAGCGCTTCGTGATTTCCTTGTTCTATAATATTGCCATCTTTCATAACTAAGATTAGATCAGCATTTCGTATAGTTGATAGACGGTGTGCAATGACAAAGGAAGTACGACCCTCCATTAATTTATCCATGGCATTTTGAATTAATTCTTCAGTTCTTGTATCAACTGAAGATGTTGCTTCATCAAGGATTAAGAGTGGGGCATCTTTCAAGAGGGCACGCGCAATAGTTAAGAGTTGTTTTTGACCAACTGACAAGGTTAAGGAATCATTTAAGACGGTATCATAGCCTTTTGGTAAGGTTCTGATGAAATGATCCACTCCAACTGCCTTCGCAGCGGCGACAACTTGTTCATCAGTAATGTGTTCTTGATTATAGATTAAATTTTCTTTGATAGTGCCTTCAAATAACCAGGTATCTTGTAAAACCATAGAGAAAGCATCATGAACTTCTTCACGAGTCATATCTTGAGTGTTGACACCATCAATAGCAATTCTACCTTGATTGATTTCATAGAAACGCATCAGCAAATTGACGATAGTTGTTTTACCAGCACCTGTTGGTCCTACTATGGCAATTTTTTGACCTGCCTCAGCAATGGCAGAAAAGTCATTAATAATCACTTTATCCGCATTATAACCAAAGGTCACATGTTCAAATGAAACATTCCCTTTAATATCTTGTAACTGACGTGTTTTCTTACTTTCTTCAAGCATTTCATCTTCATCAAGAAATTCAAAAACACGATTCATGGCAGCTGTTGCAGATTGTAATTGTGTCCCAGCTTGTGCGATTTGTGATAATGGTTGAGAGAAAATCCGTACATAAGTCATAAATGCGACAATTGTTCCTATTGTGATTTTGTTATCAATAACTAAAGAAGCACCAACGACACAAACCATGACATAACCAAAATTACCAATAAATTGCATCATCGGCATCATAATGCCAGAAAAGAATTGTGATTGCCACATTGACTTGTAAAGTTTATGATTGAGGTCAGTAAATGTTTCTTTAGATTCATTAGCAGCACTATAGGTTGTCACCAAGTTATGACCCGTATACATTTCCTCAACAAAACCATTAAGATTTGCCAAATTTGCTTGTTGCTTTTTGAAGAATGATTGTGATTTTGCCATGATAAAAATTGACAAAATAAAGCCAATTAAAACTGATCCTATCGCAGTCCACGCCATAGTTACATTAGTATGGAACATCATGATAATAGAACCTACTAATAAAATAGTAGCGGAAACAAGTGAACCCAATGATTGGTTCAAAGATTGTGTCATTAAATCCACATCATTGGTGACACGAGACAAGGTATCCCCTTGTGAGTGACTATCAAAGTAGGCTAAAGGTACCTTGTTAATTTTTAGGGCAATCGAATCTCTCATCCGTTGTGAGAAGCGTTGAATAATCGTCGTCACTAAAAAATTAGCTATATAAGCAACAACTGCACCAGTGATATATAAAATCGCTAATGATCCTGCAATTTGACCGATTTTATCTAGATCTAATTGACCGGTTAATCCTTTTGTAATAGCATCAGTAATCTCTTTTAGCTTATCAGGTCCTATCACTGTAATAATGCTAGAAATAACTGTAAAAACAATAGCAACTAAAAAGAAGATCCGGTAACCTTTGACATAAGGCATCATTTTAGAGATTAAGGATTTTTTTGTTTTATTTTCCATTTTCTAATTCCTCCTTAGAAAGTTGTGAATAAGCGATTTCTTGATAAACAGAATTTTCTGCTAACAATTCTTTATGAGTTCCTTGACCCACAACTTTACCTTCATCTAAAACCAAAATTAAATCGGCATCCATAATAGTTGAAATGCGTTGTGCCACAATAATCTTAGTCATTTCTTTCGTTTTTTGACTCAAATCATAACGTAGTTGACGATCCGTTTTATAGTCTAAGGCTGAAAATGAATCATCAAAAATAAGGATTTCTGGTTTACGTGCTAAAGCTCGAGCAATTGCTAAACGTTGCTTTTGACCTCCAGAAAAGTTGTTCCCACCTTGAGAAACTGTAGCATCCAGACCTTTTTCATTCCCTTCAATAAAGTCTTTAGCTTGAGCTAATTCTAGAGCATCCCAAATAGCAGCATCATTTATGTGACCTTGTTGACTTTGACCAAAATTCATATTAGAACGGACTGTACCACTAAAGAGCACTGCTTTTTGTGGAATATATCCGACTTTATTGTTCAATTCTTGATGTGAATAGTCTTTGATATTAATACCATCAACTAAAATGGCACCCTGAGTAACATCATAAAGGCGTGGTATCAAGTTTACAAGTGTTGATTTACCAGAACCAGTTGAGCCAATAAATGCGACAGTCTGACCAGCCTTAGCCTCAAAAGAAACATGTTCTATGACATCTTTCGATTCTTTAACATAACGGAATGAAACGTCTTGGAATGAAATAGAACCTTTTTCTACACTCTCATGAGCTTTTTCTTCTGAAAAGTTGACAGAAGGTTTTAGTGCTAGCACTTCATTGATACGGCCAGCAGAAACCATCGCACGTGGTAAGATAATGAATATGGCCACCATCATCATGAAGCCCATGATAACCTGCATTGCATAAGATGAGAATACAACCATATCACTAAAGATTGAAACACGTTCTTTTACATTAGACATAGCTAAGGCCATGCTTGTTTTTGAAATTGTCACATCATCAATTAAATGAACACCAATCCAATAAATAACAAGTGTTAAACCACTTGAAACCACTGTCATGACAGGATTCATTAATGCCATAATACGATTGACAAATAAGTTGAGGTTCGTTAAAGCAATATTTTCTTTGTTAAATTTGGCATCCTGATAATCCTCAGCATTATAAGCGCGAACTACACGAATCCCACTAAGAATTTCACGTGTTGTTCCATTGAGGTTATCGGTTAAACCTTGAATTTTACGCATCCTAGGAAAGGCTACACTTAGAATAAATAGCAACAAAATCATGACAATTACGACAGCAACACCTACTGCCATTGTCCAATGGTCACTTTTACCCCAAATCTTTGTTAAAGCCCATGCTGCCATAATGGGACCACGAGTGACAACCTGCATCCCCATGACAATCATTATCTGCAATTGCGTCAAGTCATTAGTTGTTCTTGTCAAGAGTGAAGGCACAGAAAATTGTTTAATTTCAGCATCTGAAAAATCAATGACTTGATTGAAAACATCAGAACGTAAACGTGTAGTAAAACTAGCTGCTGTACGAGAAGCTAGAAAACCAACAATAACCGCAGACATAAAAGAACCAAATGAAAATAATAGCATTTTTGAGCCTGGATCCATAATATCAGCAGCAGTTGTACCTTTGGTTTGTAAAAGTGTGGTAATTTTTGACATATAAGAAGGCGATTTTAAATCAGCCCAAACCGCCAAGCAGATAAAAAGCGTACTAAGTGCAATCATACCCCACTCTTTGGCATTTAAACGTTTAATAATCTTAAACATTAGTTTCTCCTTTTCATTTCATTCTTAATATTTGTTTTGAGAGTAAAAAGTACCTTCCTTGTAATTTCAGCATCTTCTTTAGTAATATCTTTAAGAAAAACATCATGAATATGATCTAAATATTGCTTAAGCTGGTCAGCTTTTCCTCTTCCAAAATCCGTTAAACAGATGTGTTTGACACGTTTATCTTTTTTTGAAATCTGAACTTCTACAAAACCATTACGCTCCATACGCCTTATAAGATTTGAAGTAACAGACTTCGAAATTTTCAGATGTGATTCGACATCTTTAAACGATAAATCTTTGTCAGGATTTTCGAGTAAGTACATAATAACAAAACCTTGAGGGCCACCTAGATGTTCAACATCAAAATGTTTTGCCTCTTCATAGATAAATTGTTCAACTTCGTTGATAAAATTTTTTAATTCTCGAAAGCCTGATTCCATAGCATTTGCCATGATCTCCTCCTTAAAAATTGTTATCGTGAGAACTATTATAGTTCTCATGAGAACTATTGTCAAGAAAAAAGTTCGCATGAGAACTTTTTTTATTTCTTTTTAAATACTTCTACATTCATTTATGTAATTGCGAATAATTAAGTTAATTTTAAGTTAGCCAGCTTATAGTATAAACATCCTAAAACTTTTCTTTTTCATAAATCTCTCAAAAAAGCCAAGATTTCTCTTGGCTTTTTTGCTTTTTTAAAGATAGGATTATAACTACACTACTTCTAAGGTGCTCTTATTTATAACCCAGCTCTTTTTTCTTTTTCCGTAATTTTATCCAAATAGAAGGAATTAACACAAGATAAATAAGAATTAGTAATAATAATATAATAAATAAGATGTGATCCACCATAGACTGTCTATTTTGTTGAATAAAGATATTGATGAATAATGAACATAAAATAATAACTAAAGGAATTAATCTTGTTCTACTAATGTTTGAGATCATTTTTAGTTTTGAACTATCATCTGAAAAAATTTCTTTATCTATAGCTGAATGAACTTGGTCAGCTGGCTTTCTAAAATAGTTCCAACCAAC
This Streptococcus urinalis 2285-97 DNA region includes the following protein-coding sequences:
- a CDS encoding DUF2812 domain-containing protein translates to MTKTKKVITRFFTIADYDEETAFLHEQHLQGWKFKKVILPCFFIFEKSEKEDYIYQLEYVNKKQGEDYFTLYQDYGWEYCGSCVGWNYFRKPADQVHSAIDKEIFSDDSSKLKMISNISRTRLIPLVIILCSLFINIFIQQNRQSMVDHILFIILLLLILIYLVLIPSIWIKLRKKKKELGYK